The following coding sequences are from one Tissierella sp. window:
- a CDS encoding DUF1450 domain-containing protein, with protein MTKIQFCENNFSYGTEEIVNKLRDEDFDVEVESCLGYCGDCAVGPFALVDDELIQADTADELYEMIKEEI; from the coding sequence ATGACGAAAATTCAATTTTGCGAAAATAATTTTTCATACGGAACAGAGGAAATAGTTAATAAATTAAGAGATGAAGATTTTGATGTGGAAGTGGAATCTTGCTTAGGATATTGTGGTGATTGTGCAGTTGGTCCCTTTGCATTAGTAGATGATGAACTGATTCAGGCTGATACGGCTGATGAGCTATATGAGATGATCAAAGAGGAAATATAA